The following nucleotide sequence is from Paracrocinitomix mangrovi.
ATCCAAACAGCAGTACTGTGTCTGGTTTAACAATTGGAAATACATATTATGTAAGAGTTTTTTCATGGACAAGTACAGCTGGTCAGGTTACAGATTTTGATATTTGTATTGGAACACCGCCACCGCCACCACCTAATGATGATTGTACAGGGGCAGAGCCGGTAACAATGTCTACAACAACTTGTAATTACACTTCAGGTACAATTGGAGGGGCAACACAATCTTCACAAACCAATGATTGTGGAGGGACAGCAGATGATGATGTTTGGTATTCATTTGTGGCAACATCAAATACGGCAATTGTAAGTTTGACAAATGTGAGTGGAAGTACAACCGATTTGTATCACAGTGTTTATTCAGGTACCTGTAATTCAATTGGTACAGCAATTTCATGTAGTGATCCAAATTCAAGTTCAATAACCGGATTGACAATTGGGAACACTTATTATGTAAGAGTTTATTCTTGGACAAGTACGGCGGGACAAACTACTGATTTTGATATCTGTATTATGGAAACAGGGGCATGCGGAACTCCTGCAACACAAGATTACTGTATGGCTCCGGCATTACTTACACCAGGCGCAGGAAGTTTCTCAGCCAATACTTCAGGAACTTATACTGATGATGAGCCCGCAAATCTATCATCACTATTTTGTGGATCAATTGAAAATAATTCATGGTATGAGTTTGTGGCCACTTCGTCAACTGCAACTTTTGACTTTGTGAGTGTGACAGGATGCACATCCGGGATTCAAGCAGAGGTTTATGATGTTACACAGGACGTAAATGGGTGTTGTACTGGTTTTACATCAATGTCTAATTGTTGGAACCCAAGTACTGCTACAAGTGGTACAGTAACCGCAACAGGATTAACTGTTGGACAGACCTATGTATTAATGGTTGATGGTTATGGAGGGGATGTTTGTGATTTTACAGTTTCAAACTGGACAGCTTATGGTATTCTTCCTGTAACATTGGTAGATTTTGTAGGAATGACTTTGCCGGATGCAAATCAATTAAGTTGGGTAACCAAAACAGAAACAGACAATGATCATTTTAATGTTTTGAGATCCTATAATGGAATGGATTTTGAGAAAATTGGAGAAATAGGAGGGGCTGGAACAACAGTGGCTGAACATCAATATCAATTCTCGGATAGAGAAATCCGACATGGTAAGGTGTATTATAAATTGGAACAAGTTGACTATAATGGACAAGCCGCGGTTACCGAAACGATTGTATTGAATAGGGAAGTGACCGGGAATGGAGTGGTAGATATTTGGCCAAATCCGGCCACTGAGAAGTTAATGGTTGAAATTAACGGTGAGCACCATATTTCAGGAAAATTAGAAGTTTTGGATGCAAGAGGTGTTGTGGTTAAAGTGATAAATATTGACATAGAACATTCTCAATTGTTAGAGATTGATTTGCTTGATTTAGAAAATGGTGTTTACATGTTAAGATACCAGGATCAAACAGGCTTAGTTCAAATGAATAAATTTATTAAGTCGTAAAAATGAAAGCATTATTTAGCATATTATTCCTTTGCAGTGGATTGTTACTGTTTGGTCAAACAACAGTTGGAGTTGAAAATAAAGGTGATTTTACAACAGATGAGGATAAGGCTTTTGAGAAAGCTTATTATGAAGTAAAGCAAAATGGCGAAACAGCTTTTACTATTGATGTGGAATTTAAGGATGTCCCCTTTGATGTAGCAAAATTTAGAATGATTAAAGACCAAATGCTTTTAAAAGAAGGAATCTTTAAAGTGGAATTGATTAAGGATAATAAAACTATTAGAGTGTGCCATCTTTCATTTATTGAGGTAGAAACTATAAAGTCTTTTATTATTCCTTATAGACAGGATTTTGATACAACGGAAAAAGAGCCTTTTGAGTTTAAGCTCTAAAATCTGATTGAATCATGTCGTTGCTTTTGGTGTTGTTTAATGGTGTACCATAAGCTTCTAAATGCAAGTCTACTATTTCCATTAATTGACTGATTTCATATTCAAATAGAAGTTCAACATTCAATTCTGAGGTCCAAATACTCTTTAAAAAAACTGAATCAGCAATTCCGTTCACCACTAAATTGGCTACAGTATTATTGAGTTCATTTTTGTTTACCGAAGTTGCGAAAATGGCATGGCATCCTTTGTTTTCAAAATAGGAAAGTAAGCTTTGAACTGTATGCTGCGGATTTTCATGTGATATAAATCCAATTTTCACTCTGTTTATAGTTAGAAGATGAATTGTGTCCCCTCTTAAATCTGTAGGAGCAAAAGTAGATTTTACACCTTCGTAATTTTGTTGAATGTTGGCGATTAAACTTTTAATGTGTCTTGGTTTACCATTTCCTAGTTTGTCTTCAAGTATGTAAATTTTTGTTTTCATAAAAATAGTCTGAGGTTATTTAAATTGTAGTTGTTTGTAAGGACAGGCAATTTGGACAATATTTTGTACAATTCAATCAGGATTAAATCTGATTTTGACTAAAAAAATGATAGGTGTTTTAACCGATTAAATCAAGCCGATTTTGAAAGCGTATTTTATAAGACCAGCTGTATTTTTAACTTGTAATTTACTGATAATGTTTTGTCTATGAGAGTCAATTGTACGCTTACTGACGTTTAATTCACCAGCAATTTCTTCATTGGTCATTTCAGAAGCAATCAATGCTAAAACTTCTTTTTCTCGTTTAGTTAAAATATCATGATCCTGACTTACTGAACTTCGTAATTGCTTTTCTTTTTGAAACTTGGACTCATTGTATGGATTCATCAATTTAATGGCAACTTCATTGCTGTAATAATGTCCTCCATTAATTATGGTGTCAATGGCTTCATCAAGGATTTCAGTTCCGGCATTTTTTAGCAGATAACCCACCGCACCTGCGTTGATCATACTGCGTATTTCATACTCTTCATTGTACATTGATATGGCCACTATTTTAGTAAACTTATCTAGTTTGAGTATTTCCTGTGTTACACTTATGCCGTCTCTGTCAGGCATATTGATGTCCATAAAGATAATATCGTAGTTGTTTACCTTACACAAAGTAATGGCATCATCACCATTGATAGCTTCATCTATCTTGTCAATCCTTCCTTGGAATCGACCATTTTCAATTGTGTATTTGATACCATTTCGTACCAATTTATGATCATCTACAATTAAAATTCTAAACTTCTTCATTAGATTGGATTACAGGGAAAATCACATGGGTAGAAGTTCCTTTTCCTATTTTACTTTCAATAATTAATTCACCATTAAATGCTTTCACTTTTGTTTTAAGATTATTATATCCTCTGTTTTCTCTTATAACATCAAGCTTTGCTGTGTCAAAACCTACACCATTATCTTTTAATAGTAGGCTTACTTTTTTTCCATTGTCTATCAAATTTAGTTCAATCCAAAGTTTTGTGGCATTTGCATGTTTTATCATGTTGTTAACAAACTCTTGAGCAATTCTGTATATCACGATTTCCAGATCACCTTCAAAGCGTTTGACTTCATCATTTTTTGAGAAGATAACTTCTAAATTGTCATGAACTTTTAATTTGCCAACCATATCTGCTATGGCCATGTTCAACCCACCGCGCGTTAAAACGCTTGGCATTAAGTTAAACGAAATTTCTCTTAAATGTTTTATTGAACCATCAAGAATTTCCATACAAGTGGCCATAATTTCCTGCGATTTCTCAGGATTGTCAATTTGTTTTTTGAGATTACTGATCATCAATTTTGTCATTGATAGCTCTTGTCCGAGAGAATCATGAAGATCATCTGCAATTCTTTTATGTTCAGCTTGCTGAGTCTGGAAAATGGTTTTTAAAATGAGGTTTTCACGCTCTTTTTGTTCAGTAATATCTTTGATTGAAACTAGATATCCTTTGAAATGGTCATACCTGTCTAAAATTTTTGAGCAGGTAAGCTGACCGATTATATTCTTTCTTTTGCCTTTAACTACTGTTTCTATTAAAACACCATTTTCTCCTGCTTCTAGTTGGCTTTTGATTTTTTTAAAAATGTTCTCTTCTTGAATAAAGTCATCAAATAGATAAGAAGAATTTTCAATGGAAATACCTAGCGTCAGTTCAACCGCAATATTAATATCAGTTAAACGTCCTTCTTCATCCAATATCATCACCAGATCAGTCACTGCATTAAAAATGCTACTGAAATAATCTCGAGAAACATTGGCGGATTCTAATTCTTCACCTAATATGTTGATCCCACTGATGATCATGTCCAGCTCATTGAGGTCGTCTGAAATGGGGCCTTTGTAATCGTAGTTACCTGCAGAATATTCTACCAATAATTTACTTATTTCATCTATTTGATCTGAAGACATTATCTATTCTTTTTGCTCTCTCAACCACTTTATAGCTTCTTCCTCATTGGTAAACATCCTAATTGGAATATTCGATTTGACGAATGAGATTTTAATAAAAATATTTGCCAGATGAGAAGCGAATACTGATTTAGTAACAATTGCTCCAGCAATAAGTCCCTCTTGTCCTTCATCTGAAGAAAGGTATTGTCTGGCCTCCCTTGTAAATCCCTTAAACCCTGATTCAGACGCAATCATTCTTACTCGTTGATAGTTGGTAAACTCTTTTCTCTTTTTAACGGCATCTTTAGCCATATCAAGATCAAACATTCCGCCCTTGTACCAACCGAACACAATATCGCCCCTTATTTCAAGCCTGATATTTTCATTTTCGAATGTCCTGTTTTCAGTCATGAGATTCTACTTCGGTTGACCCTAATTTAATCAAGAAGTTTGATTTAATAAGTTTTAGGTGATAATACTTAAGTTTATAAACGTATATTTCCTTGACGAAATTCAATTTTTCTACTGATGTTTTTGTCGAGCGGGAATGGGAATTTTGATGTGACAAATTACACCAAATTATTATTCACATCAATATGAACACATCTACAACAATCGAGTCAGTTAATAATATTATTAACATCATCAAGCAAAAAAAAATTGCTCACCTTTACACAGGGCCAAACAAAATTGAAAACAACGTAATATCTATTGATAATCAAAAAGTTGTCAATTTTGGATCATGCAGTTACCTGGGGTTGGAATTTGAGAATAGGGTAACAGACGGAGCAAAAAATGCATTGGATAATTATGGATCCCAATTTTCTTGTTCAAGGGCTTATTTATCAGTTAATCTTTACGAAAAACTAGAGGAATTGTTATCCAATTTGTTTAGGCATCCGGTAGTAGTTACTCCTACAACAACTTTAGGTCATATAGCTGCAATTCCAATTTTAGTGGATAAAAAGGATGCTGTCATCCTGGATCATCAAGTACATAGTTCTGTTCAAACCGCAGTAAAGCTTATAAAATCAGAGGGAACTCATGTTGAAATGTTGAGACATAATAATATGGAGAAACTTGAAACGAGGATTATAGAGTTATCTGAAAAACATCAACATATTTGGTATATGGCAGATGGGATTTATTCAATGTTCGGTGATTTTGCACCTCTTGATGAAATTCACGCTCTTCTTGAAAAATATCCAAAATTTCATTTATATATTGATGACGCGCATGGAATGAGTTGCTTTGGAGAAAGAGGTCAGGGTTATGTTTTGTCACAAATTCATCATCATGATAGGATGGTTGTAGCCACCTCGTTTGCAAAAGCTTTTGCTACAGGAGGGGGAGCATTAATTTTTCCAAATCAAGAAATGGCGGATAGAGTAAGGAATTGTGGTGGACCAATGATAACGTCAGGTCCTCTTCAACCGGCTAATTTGGGAGCAGCCATTGAAGTTGCGAAAATTCACTTGTCAGAAGATATATTGACATATCAGAAGGAGCTTAAGGAAAAAATCAAATTCACCAATCAACTACTTAAAGAGCAAAATTTACCGAACCTCTCAAATGAAAGCACACCAGTTTTTTTTATTGGTGTAGGTATACCAAAATTAGCATATGACCTTGTGCAAAAGATGAAAGATTCAGGGCATTTCTTGAATGTGGGGATTTTTCCTGCAGTTCCGATTAAAAATTCAGGAGTCAGATTCACTATTACCAGATTGCACAGTAAGGCTCAAATCAAAAGAATGGTAGAAGATTTGGCATTCCATTTTTATCAATCTTTAATCGAAAATAACTATGACCTTGAAAGTATTTATAAAGATTTCAGAATAAAAAGGAAAAATGTGAAAAACACTGTTTTAAAACTAAATACCGAAAAATTTCAGGTCAATGTTTTTAAGAGTATAATAGAAATTGATAAGGATATTTGGAACTCTACATTAGGAACTCGAGGTATGTTAGATTGGGGAAATCTGAGCTTATTAGAAAAGTCGTTTGCAAATAATAAATTAAAAGAAGAAAACTGGGATTTTAACTATGTTATCATTTCTGATACAAAAGGTAAAGTTATACTCAGTTCATTTTACACAACAGGAATATATAAAGATGACATGTTGGCATCACTTGAAATAAGTGAAGAGCTTGAAAAA
It contains:
- a CDS encoding T9SS type A sorting domain-containing protein is translated as MKAIINNVFGKGIAFLAFLLFVNQGLAQPSNDDPCNAIPLTVGTSCSYSTYTNANATATSGVTAPGCASYSGGDVWFTVTVPAGGQVTIDFIQGVMTDGGAAAYSGNNCNSLNLLSCNDDGSTNGLMPLLTVTGQTPGSTLYIRVWEYGNNNNGTFGICATEPAGPPANDDCTGATPLTVNPDDNCGTTTAGTIESATASSQASGCSGTADDDVWFSFTATSTTQYIDLLNVSGSTTDLYHSVYSGTCGSIGSPISCSDPNSSTVSGLTVGNTYYVRVYSWTSTTGQTTDFDICIGTPPPPPPNDDCTGAISLPVNPDDNCGSTTAGTIGGATQSSQTNDCGGTADDDVWFSFTATSTTQYIDLLNVSGSTTDLYHSVYDINNCNSIGSALVCSDPNSSTVSGLTIGNTYYVRVFSWTSTAGQVTDFDICIGTPPPPPPNDDCTGAEPVTMSTTTCNYTSGTIGGATQSSQTNDCGGTADDDVWYSFVATSNTAIVSLTNVSGSTTDLYHSVYSGTCNSIGTAISCSDPNSSSITGLTIGNTYYVRVYSWTSTAGQTTDFDICIMETGACGTPATQDYCMAPALLTPGAGSFSANTSGTYTDDEPANLSSLFCGSIENNSWYEFVATSSTATFDFVSVTGCTSGIQAEVYDVTQDVNGCCTGFTSMSNCWNPSTATSGTVTATGLTVGQTYVLMVDGYGGDVCDFTVSNWTAYGILPVTLVDFVGMTLPDANQLSWVTKTETDNDHFNVLRSYNGMDFEKIGEIGGAGTTVAEHQYQFSDREIRHGKVYYKLEQVDYNGQAAVTETIVLNREVTGNGVVDIWPNPATEKLMVEINGEHHISGKLEVLDARGVVVKVINIDIEHSQLLEIDLLDLENGVYMLRYQDQTGLVQMNKFIKS
- a CDS encoding response regulator codes for the protein MKKFRILIVDDHKLVRNGIKYTIENGRFQGRIDKIDEAINGDDAITLCKVNNYDIIFMDINMPDRDGISVTQEILKLDKFTKIVAISMYNEEYEIRSMINAGAVGYLLKNAGTEILDEAIDTIINGGHYYSNEVAIKLMNPYNESKFQKEKQLRSSVSQDHDILTKREKEVLALIASEMTNEEIAGELNVSKRTIDSHRQNIISKLQVKNTAGLIKYAFKIGLI
- a CDS encoding histidine kinase; its protein translation is MSSDQIDEISKLLVEYSAGNYDYKGPISDDLNELDMIISGINILGEELESANVSRDYFSSIFNAVTDLVMILDEEGRLTDINIAVELTLGISIENSSYLFDDFIQEENIFKKIKSQLEAGENGVLIETVVKGKRKNIIGQLTCSKILDRYDHFKGYLVSIKDITEQKERENLILKTIFQTQQAEHKRIADDLHDSLGQELSMTKLMISNLKKQIDNPEKSQEIMATCMEILDGSIKHLREISFNLMPSVLTRGGLNMAIADMVGKLKVHDNLEVIFSKNDEVKRFEGDLEIVIYRIAQEFVNNMIKHANATKLWIELNLIDNGKKVSLLLKDNGVGFDTAKLDVIRENRGYNNLKTKVKAFNGELIIESKIGKGTSTHVIFPVIQSNEEV
- a CDS encoding aminotransferase class I/II-fold pyridoxal phosphate-dependent enzyme, which codes for MNTSTTIESVNNIINIIKQKKIAHLYTGPNKIENNVISIDNQKVVNFGSCSYLGLEFENRVTDGAKNALDNYGSQFSCSRAYLSVNLYEKLEELLSNLFRHPVVVTPTTTLGHIAAIPILVDKKDAVILDHQVHSSVQTAVKLIKSEGTHVEMLRHNNMEKLETRIIELSEKHQHIWYMADGIYSMFGDFAPLDEIHALLEKYPKFHLYIDDAHGMSCFGERGQGYVLSQIHHHDRMVVATSFAKAFATGGGALIFPNQEMADRVRNCGGPMITSGPLQPANLGAAIEVAKIHLSEDILTYQKELKEKIKFTNQLLKEQNLPNLSNESTPVFFIGVGIPKLAYDLVQKMKDSGHFLNVGIFPAVPIKNSGVRFTITRLHSKAQIKRMVEDLAFHFYQSLIENNYDLESIYKDFRIKRKNVKNTVLKLNTEKFQVNVFKSIIEIDKDIWNSTLGTRGMLDWGNLSLLEKSFANNKLKEENWDFNYVIISDTKGKVILSSFYTTGIYKDDMLASLEISEELEKIRLLDPYYGTSKFLCVGSLITEGDHIYLNKQHDLWKVALKQFINHINQLKSEMELETLIIRDLPANDSQMDDIMLDNGYFKINMPLSYKLDLSNWQDGEFLEILSKRSKKHFKQNVRRFMKFYKIDIPENLEESELFHLYQLYSNVHAKGLEINTYKLPFSLFKNMANHDEWDIIRLKVDVNKGIGIPNYITAGVVFAYKGKSDYVGGLVGIDYDLNIEFGVYRQAIYQFILRANELNYDHLDFGFCAGVEKKKFGAKSHLVCAYVQQNDNYKMESLAFNTAYQKLEERA